A genomic window from Cricetulus griseus strain 17A/GY chromosome 4, alternate assembly CriGri-PICRH-1.0, whole genome shotgun sequence includes:
- the Elp6 gene encoding elongator complex protein 6 isoform X2, whose product MFPELNNLLGTTPDGTEQGKLTLLCDAKTDGSFLVHHFLSFYLKANCKVCFVALVQSFSHYNIVAQKLGVSLTAAREQGQLVFLEGLKSSVDIFFHAQEEPHPLQFLREASAGNLQSLYQFVRDSLKPVDSGETPWKFPVLLVDNLSVLLSLGLEAVAVLDFMQYCRATVCCELKGNVVALVHDNRDAEDKENGILLNGLSHQSHLVLRAEGLATGFCKDVHGQKSVPIPYDTFA is encoded by the exons ATGTTCCCGGAACTCAATAACCTTCTCGGCACCACCCCAGACGGGACGGAGCAG GGGAAACTGACTCTACTCTGTGATGCCAAGACAGATGGCAGCTTTCTTGTGCATCACTTCCTCTCCTTCTACCTCAAAG ctaATTGTAAAGTCTGCTTTGTGGCACTTGTCCAGTCCTTCAGCCATTATAATATTGTGGCACAGAAGCTG GGTGTCAGCCTGACGGCAGCACGGGAGCAAGGGCAGCTCGTGTTCCTGGAGGGTCTCAAGTCCTCAGTGGACATCTTCTTCCATGCTCAGGAGGAGCCTCACCCCCTGCAGTTCCTCAG GGAGGCCAGTGCAGGGAACCTACAGTCGCTGTATCAGTTTGTTCGGGACTCCCTGAAGCCCGTGGACAGTGGGGAAACCCCGTGGAAGTTCCCAGTGCTGTTGGTGGACAACCTCAGTGTGCTGCTGAGCCTGGGCCTGGAGGCAGTTGCTGTGCTGGACTTCATGCAGTACTGCAGAGCCACTGTCTGCTGCGAATTGAAG GGAAATGTGGTCGCCCTTGTGCATGACAACAGAGATGCTGAGGATAAGGAGAATGGCATCCTGCTGAATGGCCTTAGTCATCAAAGCCACCTGGTCCTTCGAGCTGAGGGCCTGGCCACGGGATTCTGCAAGGATGTGCATGGACAG AAGTCAGTCCCAATACCCTATGACACATTTGCCTGA
- the Elp6 gene encoding elongator complex protein 6 isoform X1 — protein MFPELNNLLGTTPDGTEQGKLTLLCDAKTDGSFLVHHFLSFYLKANCKVCFVALVQSFSHYNIVAQKLGVSLTAAREQGQLVFLEGLKSSVDIFFHAQEEPHPLQFLREASAGNLQSLYQFVRDSLKPVDSGETPWKFPVLLVDNLSVLLSLGLEAVAVLDFMQYCRATVCCELKGNVVALVHDNRDAEDKENGILLNGLSHQSHLVLRAEGLATGFCKDVHGQLRILWRRLQPTARRDQSLTYQYKIQDKNVSFFAKGMSPAIL, from the exons ATGTTCCCGGAACTCAATAACCTTCTCGGCACCACCCCAGACGGGACGGAGCAG GGGAAACTGACTCTACTCTGTGATGCCAAGACAGATGGCAGCTTTCTTGTGCATCACTTCCTCTCCTTCTACCTCAAAG ctaATTGTAAAGTCTGCTTTGTGGCACTTGTCCAGTCCTTCAGCCATTATAATATTGTGGCACAGAAGCTG GGTGTCAGCCTGACGGCAGCACGGGAGCAAGGGCAGCTCGTGTTCCTGGAGGGTCTCAAGTCCTCAGTGGACATCTTCTTCCATGCTCAGGAGGAGCCTCACCCCCTGCAGTTCCTCAG GGAGGCCAGTGCAGGGAACCTACAGTCGCTGTATCAGTTTGTTCGGGACTCCCTGAAGCCCGTGGACAGTGGGGAAACCCCGTGGAAGTTCCCAGTGCTGTTGGTGGACAACCTCAGTGTGCTGCTGAGCCTGGGCCTGGAGGCAGTTGCTGTGCTGGACTTCATGCAGTACTGCAGAGCCACTGTCTGCTGCGAATTGAAG GGAAATGTGGTCGCCCTTGTGCATGACAACAGAGATGCTGAGGATAAGGAGAATGGCATCCTGCTGAATGGCCTTAGTCATCAAAGCCACCTGGTCCTTCGAGCTGAGGGCCTGGCCACGGGATTCTGCAAGGATGTGCATGGACAG ctgaggATCCTCTGGAGGAGGTTGCAACCCACAGCCCGGCGGGATCAAAGCCTCACTTACCAATACAAGATACAGGACAAGAATGTGTCCTTTTTCGCCAAGGGAATGTCTCCTGCTATCCTTTGA